GTATATAAAACACCTTCACGGTGTTAAATTGCGAAGATTTTGAGTTTGACAGGAAGTTCTTGTAACTTGAGCGTACAGTTTCCAATCTGTACCAGATGTCACATGCTTCAGAAGAGTCCAGGCCTGAGGACATCTGCATGCCAATACTTACTCATAGTCAAAGCGCCACCTGCAGACAACTGGAAGTCAGCCTTATGTGACAAACATCATCCCATTTACATGAAACTTGATATACAGGAACATGATGTACAATTAGTGCGTGCTGTCGagcgccacatagtggacacaggaagtgacatttaagtCCTTCGTGCAATGTTGAATATTCATGAAAATTCAGAGGCATGTCAACCGACCTCAAGTAACGGCATCGCGGCTACAGCTCACCCCGACATGCATGAAGGTGCGAGGGCCCGCTCATCGCTGCTCGCATCTTtaatgaagtgtgtgtttgtggttgtgtgtacgtgactgcatgtgtttgtggatTTGCTTTTCCAGCACCCTTACCAGAAACATACGtcacagaagaggagagaaagtcACAATTAATGTGCCAAGTAagtgtgaatgaaatgaaaggTATGAACAGTATTATAAACTagttattgtaatttttttcaaaaaatatcagttttttcaattaaaatgtgatttgttattcttttaaatacatttggcCAATCAATATTCTTTATCAGTTGTTGTATATGTGGGCAGACTCTAGTATATAATGTGCAGACTACTGCCTTGGTAAATGCAGTTAAAGTCCAACTGATTAAATTGCATGTTATTGGTCTGCTATAGCATACATATCTGCCATGTAAAACACTTCTAACGTCTgtttgcaggctagatagctaattagctgctcaggtgcagcacattaaacagcatgtaaactaGCTGCAAATGTCACTTGGGTCTGGTTAGATGTtggtgtggtccttactcttcatTATCTAACAACACGCTGTCTGACCAtgacatgtaggctacagcgCAAGTTTGTTCACTTTGTCTCTCGTTCACTACGGTGTAACACCGGCACTCAAGCAGCCTGCCAGCTTCTGTCAAACACAGCCACCAACATGCCCCTCCAGCCAGCTGAGAGGAAAAGgaacatttctgatatttccccaaagaccctttttcttccttttcaataataaaaaacaataaacattacatttataaaacacattGAGATTATTTTTGACCACAAAAAGGGAAGACTAAATGTGAATTGATTTGGACTTTAAAGGTTTTGATACATTTGATTTTCCTCAGACtgcatggaaaaaataaataattatgacTATATTCTTTGTCGTGTTTCAGTCTTCAGAGACAAGTGCACTCCATCGCCATTTGTGGAGGAGTTTCCTGAGGATGACGGTGAAGCAGCGAGGGCGGCTCTGCCTGATCATATCTATATGGACGCCATGGGCTTTGGCATGGGCAACTGCTGTCTGCAGGTACTGAATGAGCTGACTGAGCCGTGTGACATCTCAGAGACTTTGCTGCCTTGAACAATCCATTTGTTTTCAAACACTGATGTAATAATGATGGCGTAACCCTGACTATTTTGAGTTTTGTGTGACTGCAACTTTACAATCCCAGTAAGTGATTTATAAATGTACTTCAGCCTCTTTTTTTATGATGCTTTTGCAGGTGACATTCCAAGCTTGTAGCATTGATGAGGCAAGGTACCTTTATGACCAGCTAGCAACATTCTGCCCGATAGTGGTGAGTAGATAAATAAAGCATGACCTTCCTGTCATATATTATGATTATTTACCTGACCTCTTCTAAAGCTGGACTATTATATAACTAATTATCTATTAACGGAATCAAATATTTTGAATGGAGCGATGCAGAGTTTAGTCCAgtaatgtgcaaaacaaacTGTCACAATATTTTTCTATAATCTAAATAAATAGTGCATTAGAGATACAAGAGATTATatggctttgtttttttgttcccACTACACGCTACTAAATGCTGTTTTGGCTCTTTACAGATGGCGTTGAGTGCGGCCTCACCCTTCTACAGAGGCTTTGTGTCAGATAATGATTGTCGCTGGGGAGTTATTTCTGCCTCGGTGGATGACAGGACACAGGAGGAACGCGGTCTCAAGGTGAGCAGGTGGACAACCTGAACAATCAGACCCTCAGGGTGTAAAAAATCGGTTTTAGTCAAAAGGGCTTTTTGGGAGGGTTCATTAATTAGTTTTACCTCTTATATTATTTCTAACACTTAAAGTCATTGAGTGATTGAGTCTGAATTTCAGCACTCATTTCTCCCACCACCAAGTGTCAGTGTCGCCACCAATGGACCAAAATTGTATCACCAACAAAACTAAACTTCTGTAGTGACATCTGAATCTCTTTTTAACAACCATGCAATCTAATTTTACTTGGTTCCTCTTAAAACTTTTCTCAAGCAAAAGGCAAAAGCACTACCTAGATCtcacagtaaaatgtttatGCTTTAGGTTTGTATTTTGAGTATAATGTATGAATATTACTACTTCCTTTGCAgccactgaaaaacaacaaatacagaatCTTCAAGTCAAGATATGATTCAATTGACAGCTACCTGTCTAGCTGTGGTGAGAAGTACAACGACATTGATTTGACGATAGACGAGGAGATCTACAAGCAGCTGCTCGATGCAGGTACCGTCATTTTGAAAACGCAGAAACTGATATGtctaaaatacaaatacaatatattagCCATGAAATAGaatatggaaaataaatgaaaaatattcaacTAATCCACTAATAGATGATTGTACAGTAAAGAATAATCAGCTTTCTGTGTTAGGAATTGACAAGCTGCTGGCCCAACACATAGCACATCTCTTCATCCGAGATCCACTCTCCGTCTTTGAGGAGAAAATTCACTTAGATGATGAAAATGAGTCTGATCACTTTGAGGTGAGGTTTTCTGTATTCCTTAAGCACTTTCCTAGAAGAAAGCCAACCATGTGTAAAAGCACAATACAGGCTCGTATTTATTCAAACTTGTCTTTGTGCAGAACCTGCAGTCGACCAACTGGCAGACGATGAGGTTTAAACCTCCACCTCCAAACTCCGATATTGGCTGGAGAGTTGAGTTTCGCCCCATGGAGGTAATAACCAACTGCACCATCACTTAACTTTTAGTTGTAATCTGAGTGTATATTTGATGACATGGCCTATCAAATACAGAAAAGACGGAGAGTgagttaagttttatttttgtttttatttttcaggtaCAGCTAACTGACTTTGAAAACGCTGCATACGTGGTCTTTGTCGTCCTGCTCACCAGAGTGATCTTGTCCTATAAACTGGACTTTCTGATCCCTTTGTCAAAGGTAAAAACAGCTACACAGCTCTAGGCTTTTATAAAATGTTACGAGACATTTAATTAATGAAGTAGGACATTTGGGTCCTAATGATCTACTTTGTACACAGTGCTCTGATACAGTAAACTCTGGTCTTTCATTAGGTTGATGAAAACATGAAGGTCGCACAGAAGAGAAACGCTGTCCAGGAGGGTATGTTTTACTTCCGAAAGGACATCTTCAAAGGTGGGTAAAACAAAAAGTGCAACTTTAGTTTGACGCTTACGGTGAATGCCTCAGATTAGAAGAGTAGCTGATACATTTGTATTGTCCACCAATAGGCTGCAACCCAGGCCTTGATGGCACTGCTTCTGCTCAGAACGGCCTGGAGACTGATGGTGCTAATGAGGACTACGCGCTGATGAGCATTGACACAATCATCAATGGAAAGGTGATTATTGTCTTacactttttagccatgctagcactgTGGCTcaatggatggcaatgtcgatcagtcggtcggtccaccactttggtccagactgcaatatctcaacaactattggatagattgctgtgaaattttgtacatatGTTCATGGTGCCTGGAGGATGAATCttactaactttggtgatcccctaacttttcttctagtgccaccagcaggttgacatttgtggttttgagtgaactgtcttgacaactattggatggattgccatgaaatttggttcagacattcacatTCCCCTCAGTATTAATTGTAAtatctttggtgatcccttaactttttatgtagctgtattttgtgttcagggctaattagtaaatgttagcattcgaacacactaaactaagatgataaacattatacctgctaaacattgttagcattttcattgtgagcatgttgccatgttGGGTTTGCCGCATTCACATTATATCGTTGAGACCATATTTACGAGTAACCgactaaaaaaaactgttcacaTCAGAGTTGTAATTCTGAGTCAGAGATATCGTAACGATATGTCCACTTggtgaaaagaactacagaagtgtaaaaaaaactgttggcaaatggctgcaaagcaACCACTGCTGGCAATTactctaaataaaatccaatattaacactGATACAGTTGATTCAGTTAAAAGGAGCCTAtacactgttttatttatctgttttcacTTGTTAACGCACCGATACAGatatgtaaaataacaaaagtacCTAATTTAGGCTATTTAAATGATGTGACTACAAGGCTAGCAGTGTTTGTAACCTTCTTGGAATAAGGTTGAACACTCAGACTTGGAATAATGGGAGGTTTTCCTGTAATTCCCATTCTGCTGACGTTGCCTGAATGCCTTTTAAGTATTGAGCTGAAATCTCATCTGTGTCTTTAGTTCGGCCATCTAATAATTactgctgttttcttctttttttattaccaGGAGGGAGTATTTCAAGGGCTGATCCCGATCCTTAACTGCTATTTGGAAAACATGGAAGTTGATGTGGACACCAGGTGCACCATTTTGAATTATCTGAAGCTCATCAAGAAACGTGCCTCAGGTAAATTTGCATTGAGGGACAAAACTTAATGTTCTCATAAGTCAAAAGCAGATTTTCTCTTTATGCAACCTCAACTCTAAGCGTAACTCTTTATTTTGCTGATCTGAAACAGGCGAGCTGATGACCATGGCCAAGTGGATGAGGGAATTTGTTGCAAAGCACCCGCAGTATAAGCAGGACAGTGTCGTAACTGACAAGATCAACTACGACCTGTTCAAGAAGTGCGACAGGATTGCAAAAGGCGAAGAGCAGTGCTCAGAGCTCATTGGAAACCCAGTCAACAGGTTCAAATGAGAAGGAATGACCGAAGGTGTGGCTCAGAACGAAAGCGGTCCAATTTTAAGAGAATGCaaaacagcatgtgtgtgttgtaagaAACACACCTGCatcaaatgtatgtgtgtatatatactggaTCAGATTTTTATgattacaaaattattttaataggGTTAAGACATACAATGGTTGTGTAATAAAAATcagatgtgtatttatttttctctggaaAGTAAGCCTATCTGTTTGAGAATGTAAATGTAGAAGAGAGTTGTACAGTAGTCTGCTTTTAATCTTGTGTtgtgtaaatactgtacttccgctctttaaaacattaatatcatgggggtttttttgtttgtttgttttgttttgctggaTGTGAGCTTTCTTTGTGTATGGAACCATGGagatctttatttttttgcattttaagaaaaatgttttctttgctcTGCTGACATTGTAGTGGGAACTTAAAGATAGTGTCGCATTCAGTTAGATCACTGTTTGCTATGTGATGCAGCTTCAGAATAAATCTGTACAACCATAAGTTGTTTTCTTAAAActatttcagatgttttatggaatactttttatttaaaggcCATAGGGAATGGATTAAATTTGATGGTTAGGCTACATAAACAAGTCTTGGATCCCTTCCAGCTAGCCACATTAGCAGCATTTTGATGGACTGCAGTCAGCACATTTGCATAATTTGAATGTTGGATAGCAACAGGAGCTGGCAGAAAGTCATGCCTTATTCATGTTCTTTTACAAAAAATTACttgttatacatttttttattttctgggaTAAACTGTATGATATTTAGGTGTCTTTGGCAAACTTTGGCTCTCCTTACCTCCCCCCAGAGGTCAGGGTCTGTTTGACTCCTCCACAGTCTTACCACCATGTCACCCTTCCGTTATCTAAAATACGGCCCTTATATATGACCAAACACATCAATTATCTGGTAAAATCCCTCACAGCATCTTTTAAATCGGTTCAGTAATAAAGAACAAGACTAACAGACTGCAGCCacactagcggctctgtgaggctgtatttgctttgagctaaactcttaatgtcaacatgctcacaatgacaatgctaacatgctgctgttaagtataatgttcaccatgttcatcTTAGTTAATATTTACTAAttatcactaaacacaaactagCTGATGGGAATTGCATTAGTTCTGCAGggatttggtcataaactaaagtagtGGACAAataattctgacctgatgatagtGCTAGatgaaagtcaggggatcaaagttatcacaattcatcctctggggagcatgaatgtctgtacaaaatttcatggcaattcatctgatagttgttgagatatttctgtcttgGCCTAGTGGACCGACAAAACAATGGTACAATGAACACCCGCTGGTGCTCTtgaaggggggaaaaagcaaATTTcaaagaaggaggaaaaaatatgCCTTTGTCCATCGGAAGGGTGTGGTGTAGAAAATTCAATTCCAGGTGCTGAAGTTAAGAataaaaagccttttttaataaatatgtgCTAATATGTTACAGAAATATACcaatttatttcaacacactTATTTTGTCTGTAATACTTTAAATGTTCAACAGCCAGTACCTGAACATTTTTATCCACAAGATGGTGGTATTGAACCACAGCTTTACGTAATACTGAGCTGCAGTGACAAATAAGAGCATTGCCTCACTTTGACCTCTTGGGCCAGATAATGATTACTGCTGGTACAGGCCCATCctgtggagagacaggagacataGCTTTATCCTgcaacagaaattaaaatacaaatgaagCCCTGGGGCTCCGTGTTTACTGATGCAATGGACAttagaataaaagaaaatgcattacTGTGTTTCAATAGTTGGTCTTCAACACAAACATGCTTTAATGGTAAATGATTTAAAGATTCTGCACAAATATTCCAATAAGTCCCAATTGGAATATTTGGATTATAGAGTAATATGAGAACACCAAACGTGACCTtgacacaaaattaaaaaaaactagttATTAGAGAATTGATTAGACGCTTGATGcgaaaacattttttcaagcaGTAAATATGTAGCAGGTCAGTGAATTCTAGTACAGCCATCTGTCCTCACTAATCCCAATGAGAAAAAGGCAATAGGCCTTTTccacaacagacattttgacttgtaacagaaaacacaggtgttactaatgacattaatggctctgttctattcaagtgtcgcAGTAACCCatggcagtgtgacagtgagccagcatgcacaataccaggaccctgacactgaagcagctaaatggaattcagccatcattaattatattatttacacctgtgcttttcctactgccatacatcaaaatgtttaatttgaaaaaggCCTATATAATGGGCTGTCAGTGATCAGAGCTCATGCAGTATGTACACTGCCAGTAATTAGGAGAGAATAGGTTCAGGCGTAACACTGTAAACACATACGATACGTCCTCCAATCAAAAATGggattttaatttttgttgtgACAGTAATTTGAACTAATATACTGTGAATCTGATCACTATTTGCTTGGCAACAAGTTGAAGTGATGACCTGCAAACAATATGTCTGATGAAAATGTATGGTCTTTTTCTTGAAACAGAGCTAGTCAGTCACGGCAGTCCAGTGGCTAGGTCTAGGCTCGGGGTTACATTAGCCGTTACTCGAATAACAAACCAGAATCTCCAGCAGAATTGTTGGTGGTCGCTTTgcactgtgggtaatgtaggctccaggttttgacaaggaagaatgCGTGGATTAAAAAAGACGATATTTCTAGTTGTGCTTCAtcaattttgatccttttttttttttttactgtccacCATGAGTCTGACACTTACAGGAGTTCAGTGCTAAATTGGCAAAGTAGTCTTTTAATATCTTATGAATGGCGCTGCCACTTTATAAATCACCACTAGCGCTCTCATTGGTAGAGAT
This region of Siniperca chuatsi isolate FFG_IHB_CAS linkage group LG11, ASM2008510v1, whole genome shotgun sequence genomic DNA includes:
- the gclc gene encoding glutamate--cysteine ligase catalytic subunit — encoded protein: MGLLSQGSPLNWEETKKYADHIRKHGIIQFLNIYNKVKERQRDVLKWGDEVEYMLVELDDKDEKVRLVLNGGDVLETLQDQGEKINPNHPTLWRPEYGSYMIEGTPGQPYGGTMSEFNTVEGNMGKRRREASSVLNQNETLCTITSFPSTLTRNIRHRRGEKVTINVPIFRDKCTPSPFVEEFPEDDGEAARAALPDHIYMDAMGFGMGNCCLQVTFQACSIDEARYLYDQLATFCPIVMALSAASPFYRGFVSDNDCRWGVISASVDDRTQEERGLKPLKNNKYRIFKSRYDSIDSYLSSCGEKYNDIDLTIDEEIYKQLLDAGIDKLLAQHIAHLFIRDPLSVFEEKIHLDDENESDHFENLQSTNWQTMRFKPPPPNSDIGWRVEFRPMEVQLTDFENAAYVVFVVLLTRVILSYKLDFLIPLSKVDENMKVAQKRNAVQEGMFYFRKDIFKGCNPGLDGTASAQNGLETDGANEDYALMSIDTIINGKEGVFQGLIPILNCYLENMEVDVDTRCTILNYLKLIKKRASGELMTMAKWMREFVAKHPQYKQDSVVTDKINYDLFKKCDRIAKGEEQCSELIGNPVNRFK